In the Dolichospermum flos-aquae CCAP 1403/13F genome, GCCACAATTTGCCGCAGTTCGTCACCATTAATGGTTTCTTTCTCAATCAACAAATCAACCAAACGGTCTGCGAGACTACGATGATCACGCATGATATTCTTAGCGTTGCTATAGCATTCTTCCACAATCATTCTCACTTGGGCATCAATGCGACAAGCGATCGCTTCGGAATACTCAGAACGGGTTGTCCAGTCACGACCGAGGAACACTTCACCCTGCTGGCTTTCCAGAGATAAAGGACCTAAATCAGACATTCCGAACCGTGTTACCATTTGTCGAGCCATTCCTGATAACTGCTGTAAATCTCCACCAGCACCAGTTGTAACTTCTGCTGCTCCAAAAATTACCTCTTCAGCAGCCCGACCACCTAAAGCCCCTGTAATTCTAGCCTTTAGCTGAGAACGGCTAATTAAACCTTGTTCTTCATTAGGCATAAACCAAGTTAAACCCTGGGCTTGTCCTCTGGGAATCAGAGTCACCTTTTGTACAGGGTCATGGTCTTTGAGTAAAGTCCCGACCAAAGCATGGCCGATTTCATGGTAAGCAATCAGACGCTTACTCTTGCTATCCACCAGGGGAGTACCTTCCATACCAGCAACTACCCGATCAACAGCATCATCAATTTCTAGTAAAGTGATGCCTTCCTTGCGTCTTCTCGCTGTGAGAATCGCGGCTTCGTTGAGGAGGTTAGCTAAATCTGCACCGGTAAATCCAGGAGTCCGGCGAGCGATCGCTTCCAAAGATACGCTAGAATCTAATTTCTTATTTCTAGCATGAACTTGTAATACTTCCAAACGGCCTTTAATATCCGGTGCATCTACAGTTACTTGTCTATCAAAACGACCAGGACGTAATAAAGCGGCATCTAGGACATCAGGACGGTTAGTAGCAGCAATAATAATAATGCCAGTATTGCCTTCAAACCCGTCCATTTCTGTTAATAATTGGTTGAGGGTTTGTTCCCGTTCATCATTCCCACCACCAATACCAGCACCCCGTTGACGACCCACCGCGTCAATTTCATCAATAAAGATAATACAGGGAGCGTTATCTTTCGCTTTCTTAAACAAGTCACGGACACGGGAAGCACCCACACCCACAAACATTTCCACAAATTCCGAACCAGAGATAGAGAAGAAAGGTACACCAGCTTCACCCGCAATGGCTTTTGCCAGTAAAGTTTTACCAGTTCCTGGAGGTCCAACCAACAGCACACCCTTGGGAATGCGAGCGCCCACAGCAGTAAATTTCTCAGGTTGTTTGAGGAAGGTAACAACTTCTTGTAATTCTTCCTTAGCTTCTTCAATTCCGGCCACGTCGTCAAACTTCACCCCTGTTTTCGCTTCCATTTGGAAACGAGCGCGGGACTTGCCGAAATTCATCGCTTGTCCAGGACCACCGGGAAGATTATTAGAACGACGGAACAAAAAGAACAAGCCAGTAATCAATAAAACTGGGAAAATTAAATTACCCAAAAGTCCCCAGATTGCCCCATCATTGCGGATGGGATGGGCATCAAAACTGACTT is a window encoding:
- the ftsH2 gene encoding ATP-dependent zinc metalloprotease FtsH2 yields the protein MKFSWRVVALWSVLALVIGFFFWQGAFAGAPADTGKNAANTRMTYGRFLEYLDANRVTNVDLYDGGRTAIIEANDQDIENRTQRWRVDLPVNAPELIQKLKEKQVSFDAHPIRNDGAIWGLLGNLIFPVLLITGLFFLFRRSNNLPGGPGQAMNFGKSRARFQMEAKTGVKFDDVAGIEEAKEELQEVVTFLKQPEKFTAVGARIPKGVLLVGPPGTGKTLLAKAIAGEAGVPFFSISGSEFVEMFVGVGASRVRDLFKKAKDNAPCIIFIDEIDAVGRQRGAGIGGGNDEREQTLNQLLTEMDGFEGNTGIIIIAATNRPDVLDAALLRPGRFDRQVTVDAPDIKGRLEVLQVHARNKKLDSSVSLEAIARRTPGFTGADLANLLNEAAILTARRRKEGITLLEIDDAVDRVVAGMEGTPLVDSKSKRLIAYHEIGHALVGTLLKDHDPVQKVTLIPRGQAQGLTWFMPNEEQGLISRSQLKARITGALGGRAAEEVIFGAAEVTTGAGGDLQQLSGMARQMVTRFGMSDLGPLSLESQQGEVFLGRDWTTRSEYSEAIACRIDAQVRMIVEECYSNAKNIMRDHRSLADRLVDLLIEKETINGDELRQIVAEYAEVPDKSQFAPML